Proteins encoded in a region of the Myxococcales bacterium genome:
- a CDS encoding protein kinase, translating into MPLSFDEAQRSPVSSGDIIAGKYRVDRVLGAGGMGVVVAATHTDLGQRVALKFVLPHMLGGQSVERFFREARSTAQLKSEHITRVHDVGRLDSGAPYIVMELLEGTDLSVLRKRAGEPLAVPDAVEFVLQACEGLVEAHAAGIVHRDLKPQNLFVARKMNGAPLVKILDFGISKATGAAAVGQMNLTDSATVLGSPLYMSPEQMRSARSVDARSDIWALGVILYELLAGKVPFDGETVTELCLKVVIEKESPLAEHRPELPAGLAEIVHRCLAKDPNERFANVAALADALDPFSRSAEKGAPHRSWRSFSDTADASGPSELSTARNAAVALADSGGGASAIASAQRGEDKSSTQSTWGNTQSGRRARTRTFAWAFGGVVAAGLLLLAGVHLGGRTSPPIVASPAASQPTLASAAATTRSSGQAGQAAGPSETAQPTVPLVALSALPVASAAPSQTARKPPPTPAPSATAHATTPSASAPRVPPTASGKVNGSPILH; encoded by the coding sequence GTGCCCCTCTCCTTCGACGAAGCCCAGCGCTCGCCCGTGAGCTCCGGCGACATCATCGCCGGCAAGTACCGCGTCGATCGTGTCCTCGGCGCGGGGGGCATGGGCGTCGTGGTGGCGGCGACCCACACCGACCTCGGGCAGCGCGTCGCGCTCAAGTTCGTGCTGCCACACATGCTCGGCGGCCAGTCGGTCGAGCGGTTCTTCCGCGAGGCGCGGTCGACGGCCCAGCTCAAGAGCGAGCACATCACGCGCGTACACGACGTCGGGCGACTCGACAGCGGCGCTCCCTACATCGTGATGGAGCTGCTCGAGGGCACCGATCTGTCGGTGCTGCGCAAGCGCGCCGGCGAGCCGCTCGCCGTCCCCGACGCCGTCGAGTTCGTCCTGCAGGCCTGCGAGGGCCTCGTCGAGGCGCACGCGGCCGGCATCGTGCACCGGGACCTCAAGCCGCAGAACCTGTTCGTCGCCCGGAAGATGAACGGGGCGCCACTGGTCAAGATTCTTGACTTTGGGATCTCGAAAGCTACGGGCGCCGCCGCCGTGGGCCAGATGAACCTCACCGACTCGGCGACGGTGCTCGGCTCACCGCTCTACATGTCGCCCGAGCAGATGCGCTCGGCGCGCAGCGTCGACGCGCGCAGCGACATCTGGGCCCTCGGGGTCATCCTCTACGAGCTGCTGGCCGGCAAGGTGCCGTTCGACGGCGAGACCGTGACCGAGCTGTGCCTCAAGGTGGTGATCGAGAAGGAGAGCCCGCTCGCCGAGCACAGGCCCGAGCTGCCCGCCGGGCTCGCGGAGATCGTCCATCGCTGCCTCGCCAAGGACCCGAACGAGCGCTTCGCGAACGTCGCGGCCCTGGCCGACGCGCTCGATCCGTTCTCGCGGAGCGCCGAGAAGGGCGCGCCGCACCGGTCGTGGCGCTCGTTCTCCGACACAGCGGACGCGTCGGGGCCGTCGGAGCTCAGCACCGCGCGCAACGCCGCGGTCGCGCTCGCCGACTCGGGCGGGGGCGCCAGCGCGATCGCCAGCGCGCAGCGCGGCGAGGACAAGAGCAGCACGCAGAGCACCTGGGGCAACACCCAGAGCGGCAGGCGCGCGCGCACCCGCACCTTCGCGTGGGCCTTCGGGGGCGTGGTCGCGGCGGGGCTCTTGCTGCTCGCGGGCGTGCACCTCGGCGGCCGCACCTCGCCGCCGATCGTGGCGTCGCCGGCGGCGTCGCAGCCGACGCTGGCCTCGGCCGCCGCCACGACCAGATCGAGCGGGCAGGCCGGCCAGGCTGCGGGGCCCAGCGAGACCGCTCAGCCGACCGTGCCACTCGTGGCGCTCTCGGCGCTCCCGGTAGCGAGCGCCGCGCCGAGCCAGACCGCCCGGAAGCCGCCGCCGACGCCCGCGCCGAGCGCGACGGCCCACGCCACGACGCCCTCCGCCTCCGCCCCGCGCGTGCCGCCCACCGCGAGCGGCAAGGTCAACGGCTCCCCGATCCTGCACTGA
- a CDS encoding trypsin-like serine protease — MEKHAHRGSSWAGARALEVLAPWAALALAAFATPGCGGRVGFVNMERPGLSGTGTVAPTAAAVDPDEDEPEGAEPEHPLVSTKQERAMVHVHAGNVACAGVVLGPRLIGTTRRCFKQEAGVHALDAAKKDDQVRVEIASGSLAWAQRKASHVVIPACKRRDVDLVVVVLSEAAPWVVPLDLASAPGPDAKVDALGFDRCDGGKEVKRARVIERENGRLTIDRAPCAGDIGAPVVETSSGRLIGIQSHRRGGMSSPRRETAITRFDTTPVRELIEQAGQVAGGADVATMKPVACGNTAP; from the coding sequence GTGGAAAAACACGCTCATCGCGGCTCTTCGTGGGCGGGCGCTCGGGCGCTCGAGGTCCTCGCCCCGTGGGCGGCGCTCGCGCTCGCGGCCTTCGCCACGCCGGGCTGCGGCGGCCGCGTGGGCTTCGTGAACATGGAGCGCCCTGGGCTGTCGGGCACCGGCACGGTGGCGCCGACCGCCGCCGCCGTGGACCCCGACGAGGACGAGCCCGAGGGGGCCGAGCCCGAGCACCCGCTCGTGAGCACGAAGCAGGAGCGGGCCATGGTCCACGTCCACGCGGGCAACGTCGCGTGCGCCGGCGTGGTGCTCGGCCCGCGCCTCATCGGCACCACACGGCGCTGCTTCAAGCAGGAGGCGGGGGTGCACGCGCTCGATGCCGCCAAGAAGGACGACCAGGTGCGCGTCGAGATCGCGTCGGGCTCGCTGGCCTGGGCGCAGCGGAAGGCGTCGCACGTCGTCATCCCCGCGTGCAAGCGCCGCGACGTCGACCTCGTGGTCGTCGTGCTGAGCGAAGCGGCGCCCTGGGTCGTGCCGCTCGACCTCGCGAGCGCGCCCGGGCCGGACGCGAAGGTCGACGCCCTCGGCTTCGATCGCTGCGACGGCGGCAAGGAGGTGAAGCGCGCGCGGGTCATCGAGCGCGAGAACGGGCGGCTTACGATCGACCGCGCGCCGTGCGCCGGCGACATCGGCGCGCCCGTCGTCGAGACGTCCAGCGGGCGGCTGATCGGCATCCAGTCGCACCGCCGCGGCGGCATGAGCTCGCCCCGGCGCGAGACGGCGATCACCCGCTTCGACACCACCCCCGTGAGGGAGCTCATCGAGCAGGCGGGCCAGGTCGCAGGGGGCGCGGACGTCGCGACGATGAAGCCCGTCGCGTGCGGGAACACCGCGCCCTGA
- a CDS encoding PEGA domain-containing protein, with translation MRPPATPPSSPTPPRRTLARRLQGAARLALVVLALSTLGAVGRTARAAELDAETLISQGIALREQGKDDQALELFRQAEAKGKTPRATAQVALAEQALGMWVLAEAHLGGALAAKGDPWIEKNRAALEGALAVVQKHVGALEVRANVAGAEVYIDGTLASSLPRASALRIEVGPRRLEVRAPGYHPVARSVLISTEALARETFTLAPLPPPPPPASGRTGPREAPPPLVLTTPTNVPRTVGWALLGVAGGAAVFGGVSFLIREVQTGRYNDRTDCPGVDKPGQPAACQSILDAEATWRTVGVASFVGAGVLAVGGLGLVVFASSPKASTAPRAACAPAGLSLQCAGTF, from the coding sequence GTGAGACCGCCCGCGACTCCTCCTTCTTCCCCCACGCCCCCGCGGCGCACGCTCGCGCGGCGCCTCCAGGGCGCGGCGCGCCTGGCGCTCGTGGTGCTCGCGCTCAGCACGCTCGGCGCGGTGGGCCGCACGGCGCGCGCCGCCGAGCTCGACGCCGAGACGCTCATCTCCCAAGGGATCGCCCTCCGCGAGCAGGGCAAGGACGACCAGGCCCTCGAGCTCTTTCGGCAGGCCGAGGCCAAAGGGAAGACCCCTCGGGCCACGGCGCAGGTCGCGCTCGCGGAGCAAGCGCTCGGCATGTGGGTGCTCGCCGAGGCGCACCTCGGGGGGGCGCTCGCCGCGAAGGGCGATCCGTGGATCGAGAAGAACCGCGCGGCGCTCGAGGGCGCGCTCGCGGTCGTGCAGAAGCACGTGGGTGCGCTCGAGGTGCGCGCGAACGTCGCGGGCGCCGAGGTGTACATCGACGGGACTCTGGCGAGCTCGCTGCCTCGGGCGAGCGCGCTGCGGATCGAAGTAGGACCGCGTCGCCTCGAGGTGCGGGCCCCTGGCTACCACCCCGTCGCCCGCTCGGTCCTGATCTCCACCGAGGCCCTCGCGCGCGAGACCTTCACGCTGGCGCCGCTCCCGCCCCCTCCGCCGCCCGCCTCCGGGCGAACCGGCCCCCGCGAGGCCCCTCCCCCGCTCGTGCTCACGACCCCCACCAACGTGCCTCGCACCGTCGGCTGGGCGCTGCTCGGCGTGGCAGGCGGCGCGGCGGTCTTCGGCGGCGTGTCGTTCCTCATCCGCGAGGTCCAGACCGGCCGCTACAACGACCGCACCGACTGCCCCGGCGTGGACAAGCCGGGCCAGCCCGCGGCGTGCCAGTCGATCCTCGACGCCGAGGCGACCTGGCGGACGGTGGGCGTCGCCTCGTTCGTGGGCGCTGGAGTCCTCGCGGTCGGCGGGCTCGGCCTCGTGGTGTTCGCTTCGAGCCCGAAGGCGTCCACCGCTCCCAGAGCCGCGTGCGCGCCCGCGGGTCTCAGCCTCCAGTGCGCTGGGACGTTCTGA